The Rhipicephalus sanguineus isolate Rsan-2018 chromosome 7, BIME_Rsan_1.4, whole genome shotgun sequence genome includes a window with the following:
- the LOC119399186 gene encoding uncharacterized protein LOC119399186 codes for MSRLGKIEEFDAKVQTFDSYLERFEHFVSANDIAQEKKLSVFLTVIGAEAYEVLKNLVVPSLPGEKTFDEVKVLLKNHYSPPISIIAERCRFNRRVQLEHESVEDFIIEIKHLARKCDFGSFLKDAMRDRLVAGIRSEDIQRALFTEENLGFESACKIALARELAAKQTAILQAGGTNSAVNALKYEVNSATQKKRSMQQNENKKTKCCCCGKAHDFNNCWYKNYKCNRCSQVGHLQKMCPRKALHKRTHIVSESSSEDEHTMYACHDSSGKKKGYIVTMTI; via the coding sequence ATGTCGAGGTTGGGCAAGATAGAGGAGTTTGACGCCAAGGTTCAGACGTTCGATTCGTACTTGGAGCGTTTCGAGCACTTTGTCAGTGCGAATGACATAGCTCAAGAGAAGAAACTCTCAGTATTTTTGACAGTGATCGGGGCGGAAGCATATGAAGTACTCAAGAATTTGGTTGTACCATCACTTCCTGGGGAGAAGACTTTTGATGAAGTCAAGGTTCTATTGAAAAACCATTACAGCCCCCCGATATCAATCATAGCTGAGAGGTGCAGGTTTAACCGCAGGGTTCAGCTTGAGCACGAAAGTGTAGAAGACTTTATCATTGAGATAAAGCATTTGGCTCGGAAATGTGATTTTGGGTCCTTTCTTAAAGACGCTATGCGTGACAGGCTTGTGGCAGGAATCCGCAGCGAAGACATTCAAAGGGCTCTATTCACAGAAGAAAACCTGGGCTTTGAAAGTGCTTGCAAAATTGCTCTTGCGCGAGAGCTAGCAGCCAAGCAAACAGCAATATTGCAAGCAGGAGGGACAAACTCGGCTGTAAATGCCCTCAAATATGAAGTGAACTCGGCTACTCAAAAGAAAAGATCAATGCAGCAGAATGAGAACAAAAAGACCAAGTGTTGTTGTTGTGGTAAGGCGCATGACTTCAACAACTGCTGGTACAAGAACTATAAATGCAACCGGTGCTCTCAAGTAGGTCATCTGCAGAAAATGTGCCCAAGAAAGGCTCTACACAAAAGAACGCATATCGTGTCGGAATCATCCAGTGAAGATGAGCACACGATGTACGCGTGCCACGATTCATCTGGCAAGAAGAAGGGCTACATAGTTACCATGACCATATAA